CTACCCCCACAGTTGCCCTGGACTGACGGCAGAGATGAGCTTCTTCTGAGGTGTCCTCTGATTGGAGTTCAGGGTCCTCTAGTTTCCTCCTCAGGGTCCTCACCTGACACCCCACCAGACCTGGGAATTGGACCACCTAAGGCTCCGCCCCCATATGCAAGGTCCCCAGTCTGAGATCCGGACGTCAGGAAGTCAGGCCGCCTAACCAGGTCTCCAGTCTGAGATCAGGATATGAGGAAGTGAAACCCCCGCACATTGGGCTCATCCTACCCCAGGGCCGCCAAGGACCGGCAGCAGCTACAAGCTTCTCTGAGGGTCTCCTCCGATTGGGGTCCAGAGCCCGCTCAGTCCTCCCTCAGGGTCCTCAACTTGAAACTCTGGAGGAGCCGGGCTTCTTCCTCTGCTCACCTGAGGCCACGCCCCCTTTCCCAGGTCCCCAGTTTTCTCTGAGACCTGGATGTCAGGAAATGCAACATGTGCTCATCCACCCTCTGTGCTCCCTGAGCCTTGATGTGAGGGTCCCGCCTCTGGTCAACACAAAGGCATCCCCAGATCTGTCAGGGCTCAAGATGTGGTCCCTGAGGGATGATGAAAGGCAACCCCACTGATCCCTGCCCCTGCTGTCAGCCCTGGGCCACCCTGGTGGTGGGATGAGCACTTGGCAGCCTGTTCTGACTTGCGCATCTGCGTCTCAGAGACATTAGGCAACTGTTAGACGGGGCAGGGCCTCAGATGGGCAGGCGGGAAGATCTTAGTTATTTTGAGGGTCAAGGTGAGGACACTGAGGGAGGACTCAGGGGCTGCTGGACCGCAGAGCAGAGTGGGCCCTGGGAGGACACAGGGCAGACGAACCATGCTGTGTTTCCTGACATCCGGGTGTCAGAGAGACTGGGGACCTGGTATAGGGGGCTGACTTCCTGACATCCAGTCTCAGAGAAACTGGGGTCCTGACATAAGGGATGGGGCatgagtggggagaggagagaatccAAAGTCCTACACAGAGACAAGTTGAGGTCCCTGAGGGACGACTGAAGGGACCCCAAGTGAAGACTCTAGGGACCCCAAGGTGAGACTGATGGAACCCCACAGATCTCAGCCCCTGTTATCGGCCCTGGGAGCCCTCGGGGTGAGAAGAGCACACTTGGTCTGTCCTGTCTTCCTGAGATCCGGGTCTGTGAGAGTAGGGACCTGGTGTGAGGAGCAGGGACCTCTTCCCACCTTTCCTGGTGGGGAGAGGACAGAGCCTAGGTCCACCAGAAGTCAAGGTGAACACCCTGAGTGAGGACTGAGGGTAGTCAGATCTCAGACCAGAGGGAACCCTGGTAGTCCCCAGGGCAGGACGACCTCATGCCGCATTGCCTGACAATCCCTGTCAGAGAGACAGGTGAAAGCAGCAGAGCCTCCAGATGCAGACAGGACACTTGCAGGTCTTGCCTGGAGTACAGGCTCCATGCGAGGAGGGACAGAGGCAGTTAGACCCCAACAGGGAGGGATCTTGGCCCTTGCAGGAGGGTCTTGGAGGGCCCAGAGCAGGGTGAGCAGGGTGAGCAGTTTCTTGACATCTGGCCTAGGGAACCTCGTGAGATGAGGTTTTTCGGGTGGAGTGCGGATGGCTTTCAGGTTAGCAGAGCTGGACACACACCAACCTGATGGAGGACTAAGCAGACCCCCGCCCCTGCGGTCAGTGCTGGGAGGCCAGGCAGGACGTGGAGGAGAGTTGAGGACCGAGCATCTCCCCAGCCTAGGACCCGCGGGATTCCCTGGGCAGGTGCAGCCTCATGTGGGGCCCCTCAGCACTTTTTGTTCAGGCTAGGGTCTTGTTCTGAGTTTCCTCGCAGGTCCCCAGAGGGTAGGGGCCAGATTGTACCAGGGGAAAGGTGAGCACTGCAAGAGAGCCCTGAGGGGACCTCCCACCACACAAAACTGAGGGGACCTCACAGAGTCCACTGCTCGTACCGTCAGAGAAGGCTCAGGGCTGTGCCACAGGATACCCCCAGCtgcctcctccctttctctcacaGGAGCTCCAGGAACCAGGAGGCAAAAGCAGAGGTCTGAGGGCCATGTCCTGAAGTCAGAGAGCAGAGGTGGTCCAGGCAGTACCAGGAGTCAAGATGAGGAGGGTGCCCTGAGTGTGCACCAGGGGCTCCCCATCCCAGAACAGAGGGGACCCCACAAGGGCCTAATCCCACTACCTTGTCAGTTGTGGAAATCTTGGACTGTGCTGACTGCACCCTGGGGAGACAcctcacttccttcttcaggtagCCAGGGGACTGGATGCCCTGGAGGCTTGCCCCTGTGAAGTCTGAGAGCACCTTTCAAGAGGAGATGTGTAAGTGGCCTGTGGCCGTCCAGGCTGTGGTTTTCAGCTGAGGCTGTTCACAGCCCCTCTCTCCACCATCCAGGCCCGTGGTCCCCATATGTGCCcatctcccccccccccacccccgcctcactCCTGCCTCAGGCTGTGGTTTGATCCCAGGCATCGCCCTCATGGTCGAGATGAGTGAGCTGAGCAAGCCCGAGGAAGAACTTAGGacccaggcccagggcccagtGGAGGCTCAGCTCTTGGGGCCTGAGGCAGGGGAGACTGCATCTGCCCCCCACCAGTCTCTGCCCTTGCCCCCGGTAGCTCTGAATGAGATGGTGGCCAACCTGATTAAGTTCCTGCTGCTCAAGTATCCAGCCAAGGAGCTGACCTCCCAGGTGAAAATGCTAAAGAAGGCCCTCAGGGATAACCAGGAGCACTTTCCGGCAGTCTTCAGCCAAGCCTCACAGTGCCTGCAGCTGGTCTGTGGTGTGGAGGTGAAGAAGGTGGAACCCAGGGAGCACATCTACATCATGGTCCCCACCATGGGCCTCACCTATGATGTGATGCTGAacagtgggcagggcctgcccagggccagcctcctgGTGCTGGTCCTCAGCCTCATCATGTGGAATGCAGACCACGCCCCTGAGGAGAAGGTCTGGGGAGCACTCAGCAGGATGGGTGTGTGTGTCAAGAGTGAGCACTGCAACTTTGGGGAGCCCAGGGAGCTGCTTACCCACACGTGGGTGCAGGAGGGGTACCTGGCATACCGGCAGGTGCCTGACAGCCACCCTGCCCGCTCTGAGTTCCTGTGGGTTCCCCAGGCCTATGCGGAGACCAGCAAGTGGGAAGCCATGGCATTTCTGCTCAGGGTCAAACAAGGGCTTTGAGGGCCTTCCCACCCCTGTCTACAGAGGCTGCAAGGGAGGAGGACGAGGCGGCCTGAGCCAGAGCAGCATCCAGGTGATCCTTCCCTCTGTGATTGAAGAGGGAGAGATCAGCCTTCTCAGAAGTGCTGGCCCAGGCCAGTTGGGGAAACTGGTGTATAGCATCTTTGGGTTCCTGTTCTCTATGATGACATGGGGATTCATCTGTTTTCTTTAGAGAACTTTCAAACTTTGATTATTTTCGTAGAAGGCTAAATAGACTTCAGTGTCTTAACTTAGTGAATGATGTTGATCACAGTGTGTTTGTACTTACCCAGTTCAAGAACAAGAGCTTCACTGTTTT
This genomic interval from Bos indicus x Bos taurus breed Angus x Brahman F1 hybrid chromosome X, Bos_hybrid_MaternalHap_v2.0, whole genome shotgun sequence contains the following:
- the LOC113886689 gene encoding melanoma-associated antigen 10-like, whose amino-acid sequence is MSELSKPEEELRTQAQGPVEAQLLGPEAGETASAPHQSLPLPPVALNEMVANLIKFLLLKYPAKELTSQVKMLKKALRDNQEHFPAVFSQASQCLQLVCGVEVKKVEPREHIYIMVPTMGLTYDVMLNSGQGLPRASLLVLVLSLIMWNADHAPEEKVWGALSRMGVCVKSEHCNFGEPRELLTHTWVQEGYLAYRQVPDSHPARSEFLWVPQAYAETSKWEAMAFLLRVKQGL